The following proteins come from a genomic window of Iamia sp. SCSIO 61187:
- the heR gene encoding heliorhodopsin HeR, translating to MADAEAGMTRARLDDLRRWNLGLTVLHLAQAVAVVVLASDFAVTVTSTFPTGPPGADAPAPEDLVDIRIGWAVAAFLGLAALDHLLTATVGRRTYEADLERGINRFRWVEYAFSATLMIVLIGSYSGITDITAIVGIAGANIAMILFGWLQEEANPPGRATLTMRPFWFGCVAGAAPWVAIVVNVAGADTVPTFVYGIVVAQFVFFMSFGVNQWLQYRGVGPWSDYAFGEKAYLVLSLGAKSVLAWQIFGGSLAG from the coding sequence ATGGCCGACGCCGAGGCAGGGATGACCCGGGCGAGGCTCGACGACCTGCGACGGTGGAACCTCGGGCTCACCGTCCTGCACCTGGCCCAGGCGGTCGCCGTCGTGGTGCTGGCCAGCGACTTCGCCGTCACGGTGACCTCGACCTTCCCGACCGGGCCGCCCGGCGCCGACGCACCCGCGCCGGAGGACCTCGTCGACATCCGCATCGGGTGGGCGGTCGCGGCCTTCCTCGGCCTCGCCGCCCTCGACCACCTCCTCACCGCGACCGTCGGGCGCCGCACCTACGAGGCCGACCTCGAGCGGGGGATCAACCGGTTCCGCTGGGTGGAGTACGCCTTCAGCGCCACCTTGATGATCGTCCTGATCGGCAGCTACAGCGGGATCACCGACATCACCGCCATCGTCGGCATCGCCGGCGCCAACATCGCCATGATCCTCTTCGGGTGGCTGCAGGAGGAGGCGAACCCGCCCGGGCGGGCGACCCTCACCATGCGGCCGTTCTGGTTCGGGTGCGTGGCGGGGGCGGCCCCGTGGGTCGCCATCGTCGTGAACGTCGCCGGCGCCGACACGGTGCCGACCTTCGTCTACGGCATCGTCGTCGCCCAGTTCGTGTTCTTCATGAGCTTCGGGGTCAACCAGTGGCTGCAGTACCGAGGGGTCGGGCCCTGGTCGGACTACGCGTTCGGCGAGAAGGCGTACCTGGTGCTCAGCCTCGGGGCGAAGTCGGTGCTGGCCTGGCAGATCTTCGGCGGCTCGCTGGCCGGCTGA
- a CDS encoding STAS domain-containing protein: protein MSTSSLHVVVHSRGSVVRARVAGKLDAATVRVFLDAIEPLAEGARQVVLDCEALEFCDSTGLRSFVVVRNRIGVPGALTLDRPSDELRRLLEITGLTGFLDE from the coding sequence ATGTCGACGAGCAGCCTCCACGTCGTGGTGCACAGCCGCGGGTCGGTGGTCCGGGCGCGCGTGGCGGGCAAGCTCGACGCCGCGACGGTGCGGGTGTTCCTCGACGCCATCGAGCCGCTGGCCGAGGGGGCCCGCCAGGTCGTGCTCGACTGCGAGGCGCTCGAGTTCTGCGACTCCACCGGGCTGCGGAGCTTCGTCGTCGTCCGCAACCGGATCGGCGTGCCCGGCGCCCTCACCCTCGACCGGCCCTCGGACGAGCTCCGGCGGCTCCTGGAGATCACCGGGCTGACGGGCTTCCTCGACGAGTAG
- a CDS encoding helix-turn-helix transcriptional regulator, translating into MDTTEALERGRTAFGARAWPEAYAALHDADRVDPLGPVDLERVATAAYLTGHDTESTDAWARAHQGWRAQGDPRRAVRCAFWLGFALVQRGDMAQGRGWLARAGRMVDEHRLDTVERGYLLVPAGLAAMGAGEPDTALERFAGADSLARRFGDPDLAALGLLGQGEVLLRLGRTDEGLGLFDEAMVSVTSGETSPVISGLVYCAVIDACQRVFDLRRAREWTAALDRWCDHQTGLVPYRGQCLVHRAQVLQLRGGLGRSRRPGRGGSPAAERSAAPRRGHGALPARRPAPPAGRAARGRRRVPAAHAAGRDPQPGLSLLLLAEGRVDAAAAAIDAALDSAVDPVDRTRLLPSVVEILLAAGRPADAQVAVDELDQLAASSGATMLRAVAGQARGALLVTRGAAAAAALAPLHEALVAWQRLEAPFEVAQVRMLLAAACRHLDDREGAARECQVARGAFEELGARTALAQLDRLLSDEVPAPVEPPGSAEDRRVVTDREVEVLRLVAAGRTNRQIAGELSISERTVERHLGNIFTKLDVANRAAATAWASDHGLLARPRPLRGRRRWGFPPMPVRPNLADPPDVAPVASCVRSSRRPEEDR; encoded by the coding sequence ATGGACACCACCGAGGCTCTGGAGCGAGGCCGCACGGCGTTCGGAGCGCGCGCCTGGCCCGAGGCCTACGCGGCCCTCCACGACGCCGACCGCGTCGACCCGCTGGGTCCGGTCGACCTCGAGCGGGTCGCCACCGCCGCCTACCTGACCGGGCACGACACCGAGAGCACCGATGCCTGGGCCCGGGCCCACCAGGGGTGGCGGGCGCAGGGCGACCCACGGCGGGCCGTGCGCTGCGCCTTCTGGCTCGGGTTCGCGCTCGTGCAACGGGGTGACATGGCCCAGGGCCGGGGGTGGCTGGCGCGGGCAGGCCGGATGGTCGACGAGCACCGGCTCGACACGGTGGAGCGGGGCTACCTGCTCGTGCCGGCGGGCCTGGCCGCCATGGGCGCGGGCGAGCCCGACACGGCCCTCGAGCGCTTCGCCGGCGCCGACTCGCTCGCTCGGCGCTTCGGGGATCCCGACCTGGCGGCCCTCGGCCTGCTCGGGCAGGGCGAGGTGCTGCTGCGCCTGGGACGGACCGACGAGGGGTTGGGGCTGTTCGACGAGGCCATGGTCTCGGTCACCTCCGGCGAGACCTCGCCCGTGATCTCCGGCCTCGTCTACTGCGCGGTCATCGACGCGTGCCAGAGGGTCTTCGACCTGCGCCGAGCGCGGGAGTGGACGGCAGCCCTCGACCGCTGGTGCGATCACCAGACCGGGCTGGTGCCGTACCGGGGCCAGTGCCTCGTGCACCGGGCCCAGGTCCTGCAGCTCCGGGGGGGACTGGGCCGGAGCCGTCGTCCAGGCCGAGGAGGCTCGCCAGCGGCTGAGCGATCCGCCGCACCCCGCCGTGGGCATGGCGCACTACCAGCTCGGCGACCTGCACCGCCTGCGGGGCGAGCTGCCCGAGGCCGACGCCGCGTACCGGCGGCCCACGCCGCCGGCCGCGACCCCCAACCCGGCCTCTCCCTCCTGCTCCTGGCCGAGGGCCGCGTCGACGCGGCCGCCGCCGCGATCGACGCCGCGCTCGACAGCGCGGTGGACCCCGTGGACCGGACGCGGCTGCTGCCGTCGGTCGTGGAGATCCTGCTCGCCGCCGGTCGACCGGCCGATGCCCAGGTCGCCGTCGACGAGCTCGACCAGCTGGCCGCGTCCTCGGGCGCCACCATGCTGAGGGCGGTCGCCGGGCAGGCCCGGGGCGCCCTGCTCGTGACCCGCGGTGCGGCGGCGGCGGCGGCGCTCGCGCCCCTGCACGAGGCCCTCGTCGCCTGGCAGCGGCTCGAGGCCCCCTTCGAGGTGGCCCAGGTCCGGATGCTGCTCGCCGCCGCCTGCCGCCACCTCGACGACCGCGAGGGCGCCGCCCGCGAGTGCCAGGTCGCCCGGGGCGCGTTCGAGGAGCTGGGGGCGCGGACGGCCCTCGCCCAGCTCGACCGGCTGCTGTCCGACGAGGTGCCGGCCCCCGTGGAGCCACCCGGGTCCGCGGAAGACCGCCGGGTCGTCACCGACCGTGAGGTCGAGGTGCTCCGCCTCGTGGCCGCCGGCCGCACCAACCGGCAGATCGCCGGCGAGCTCTCGATCAGCGAGCGCACCGTCGAGCGGCACCTCGGCAACATCTTCACCAAGCTCGACGTGGCCAACCGGGCGGCGGCGACGGCGTGGGCCTCCGACCACGGCCTCCTGGCGCGGCCCCGGCCACTGAGGGGGCGACGACGGTGGGGGTTTCCCCCCATGCCGGTCCGACCGAACCTGGCGGATCCTCCCGATGTCGCACCCGTGGCCTCCTGCGTACGTTCGTCGCGTCGACCCGAGGAGGACCGATGA
- a CDS encoding class I SAM-dependent methyltransferase translates to MTTRRATSLYETYRASGAESYERHFVPAIGEPVARRLLEVAAPAPGERVLDVACGTGVAARLALDLVGPDGHVTGIDANPGTLDVARSVGPERIDWVAAPAEAVPLPEGGFDLVLCSMGLQFFSDKVQALREARRVLAPGGRIAWTTPGPTPPLFVAIDEALTAHLGPGASMFVHAVFSLADPDEARTLMAAAGFEGVAVQATSIPLRVGPPAEFLWQYVQSTPLAAMAAELDEQARADLEAEVAERGAPYVDGDATVMEPGLLIATGHRGDHP, encoded by the coding sequence ATGACCACCCGACGTGCGACCTCCCTGTACGAGACCTACCGCGCCAGCGGCGCCGAGAGCTACGAGCGCCACTTCGTGCCCGCGATCGGTGAGCCGGTGGCCCGCCGGCTGCTCGAGGTCGCCGCTCCCGCCCCGGGGGAGAGGGTCCTCGACGTCGCCTGCGGCACCGGGGTCGCAGCACGCCTCGCCCTCGACCTCGTCGGTCCCGACGGTCACGTGACCGGGATCGACGCCAACCCGGGCACGCTCGACGTGGCCCGCTCGGTCGGCCCGGAGCGCATCGACTGGGTCGCGGCGCCGGCCGAGGCCGTGCCCCTGCCGGAGGGTGGCTTCGACCTGGTGCTGTGCTCGATGGGGCTGCAGTTCTTCTCCGACAAGGTCCAGGCGCTGCGGGAGGCCCGTCGCGTCCTCGCCCCCGGCGGTCGGATCGCCTGGACCACGCCCGGTCCCACCCCGCCCCTGTTCGTGGCCATCGACGAGGCCCTCACGGCCCACCTCGGCCCTGGCGCGTCGATGTTCGTCCACGCCGTGTTCTCCCTCGCCGATCCCGACGAGGCCCGGACGTTGATGGCCGCCGCCGGCTTCGAGGGCGTCGCCGTGCAGGCCACGTCCATCCCCCTGCGGGTCGGCCCACCGGCCGAGTTCCTCTGGCAGTACGTGCAGAGCACCCCCCTGGCGGCGATGGCGGCCGAGCTCGACGAGCAGGCGCGGGCGGACCTCGAGGCCGAGGTCGCGGAGCGCGGCGCGCCCTACGTGGACGGCGACGCGACGGTGATGGAGCCCGGCCTCCTCATCGCGACCGGCCACCGGGGAGACCACCCGTGA
- a CDS encoding YihY/virulence factor BrkB family protein yields the protein MSDAGDPTWSDDTRRDAEDWRGEPGPAHAPRGGLAQTLKRTLTEFKEDELTDRAAALTYYSVLSIFPALIAMVSVVGLVGDPETITDTLTGIAESLGSSSAVETFEQPIDDVTSDRNAAGLGLIVGLGAALWTASGYIGAFMRASNEIYEVEEGRSVFMLRPLQMVVTLILVVLLAVVLGAIALTGPVAREVGEQIGVGSGAITAWNILKWPVLGVVVMFMLALLYYSAPNAKLPGFKWITPGSVVAVLIWVAASVGFAFFVASFGSYNTTYGALAGVVIALIWLWLTNLAILFGAELNAEVERSRQLDEGTSGAERKIQLPERKAPKPKRRARTV from the coding sequence ATGTCCGACGCAGGAGACCCCACGTGGAGCGACGACACCCGTCGCGACGCAGAGGACTGGCGGGGCGAGCCCGGGCCCGCCCACGCACCGCGGGGCGGGCTGGCGCAGACGCTCAAGCGCACGCTCACCGAGTTCAAGGAGGACGAGCTCACGGACAGAGCCGCAGCCCTCACCTACTACTCGGTGCTGTCCATCTTCCCCGCCCTCATCGCCATGGTGTCCGTGGTGGGGCTGGTGGGCGACCCCGAGACGATCACGGACACGCTCACGGGCATCGCCGAGTCGCTGGGCTCCTCCAGCGCCGTCGAGACCTTCGAGCAGCCCATCGATGACGTCACCAGCGACCGCAACGCTGCGGGGCTCGGGCTCATCGTCGGGCTGGGGGCGGCGCTGTGGACGGCATCGGGCTACATCGGCGCCTTCATGCGGGCCTCCAACGAGATCTACGAGGTGGAGGAGGGGCGTTCCGTCTTCATGCTGCGTCCGCTGCAGATGGTGGTCACGCTCATCCTCGTGGTGCTCCTGGCCGTGGTGCTCGGCGCCATCGCCCTGACCGGCCCCGTCGCCCGTGAGGTCGGTGAGCAGATCGGGGTCGGGAGCGGCGCCATCACCGCCTGGAACATCCTCAAGTGGCCGGTCCTGGGGGTGGTCGTGATGTTCATGCTGGCCCTCCTCTACTACTCGGCGCCGAACGCCAAGCTCCCTGGTTTCAAGTGGATCACCCCCGGCAGCGTGGTCGCCGTGCTCATCTGGGTCGCAGCATCTGTCGGGTTCGCCTTCTTCGTCGCGAGCTTCGGGTCCTACAACACGACCTACGGGGCGTTGGCCGGTGTCGTCATCGCCCTCATCTGGCTGTGGCTCACCAACCTGGCGATCCTCTTCGGCGCCGAGCTCAACGCCGAGGTCGAACGAAGCCGACAGCTCGACGAGGGCACGTCGGGCGCCGAGCGCAAGATCCAGCTGCCGGAGCGCAAGGCCCCCAAGCCGAAGAGGAGGGCTCGCACCGTCTGA
- a CDS encoding NDMA-dependent alcohol dehydrogenase — translation MQTKAAVLWERNTPWSIEDVELDDPKDGEVLVRMVASGMCHSDDHAVTGDLPVSLPMVCGHEGAGVVEAVGPGVSRVKPGDHVVFAFIPACGECPSCSTGHQNLCDNGAGALGGLKMDGTSRHHAQGQDLFTLVGLGTFSHHTVVHEWSCVPIDPQIPLERACLVGCGVTTGWGSAVYAAEVKPGDDVAIIGIGGIGASALMGAKLAGAERIFAIDPIELKRDEAKRLGATHVAASIDEAFGLIQQETWGRMCSKVIACVGVGSGADVAATMRLVSKRGRLVVTNIHPMHETEVQLSLCDLTLMEKQIVGSIFGSANPLFDIPRLLRLYVGGQLDLDAIVTNTYPLEDVNQGFADMKSGANVRGVITMS, via the coding sequence GTGCAGACGAAGGCCGCGGTCCTGTGGGAGAGGAACACCCCCTGGTCCATCGAGGACGTCGAGCTGGACGACCCGAAGGACGGCGAGGTCCTCGTGCGCATGGTCGCCTCGGGGATGTGCCACTCCGACGACCACGCCGTCACCGGCGACCTGCCCGTCTCGCTCCCGATGGTGTGCGGCCACGAGGGCGCAGGGGTGGTCGAGGCCGTCGGGCCCGGCGTGAGCCGGGTCAAGCCGGGCGACCACGTCGTGTTCGCCTTCATCCCCGCCTGCGGTGAGTGCCCGTCGTGCTCGACGGGGCACCAGAACCTGTGCGACAACGGCGCCGGCGCCCTCGGCGGGCTCAAGATGGACGGCACCTCGCGCCACCACGCCCAGGGGCAGGACCTGTTCACCCTCGTGGGCCTCGGCACCTTCTCCCACCACACCGTGGTGCACGAGTGGAGCTGCGTGCCGATCGACCCGCAGATCCCGCTCGAGCGGGCCTGCCTCGTCGGCTGCGGCGTCACCACCGGGTGGGGTTCGGCCGTCTACGCCGCCGAGGTGAAGCCGGGTGACGACGTGGCCATCATCGGCATCGGCGGCATCGGGGCGAGCGCCCTGATGGGGGCCAAGCTGGCCGGCGCCGAGCGGATCTTCGCCATCGACCCCATCGAGCTCAAGCGGGACGAGGCCAAGCGGCTGGGTGCCACGCACGTGGCCGCCAGCATCGACGAGGCCTTCGGGCTGATCCAGCAGGAGACCTGGGGCCGCATGTGCAGCAAGGTCATCGCCTGCGTCGGGGTGGGCTCGGGTGCCGACGTGGCCGCCACGATGCGGCTGGTGTCCAAGCGGGGCCGGCTGGTCGTCACCAACATCCACCCCATGCACGAGACCGAGGTCCAGCTGTCGCTGTGCGACCTGACCTTGATGGAGAAGCAGATCGTCGGCTCGATCTTCGGCTCGGCCAACCCGCTGTTCGACATCCCCCGGCTGCTCCGCCTGTACGTCGGCGGCCAGCTCGACCTCGACGCCATCGTCACCAACACCTACCCGCTCGAGGACGTCAACCAGGGCTTCGCCGACATGAAGTCGGGCGCCAACGTGCGCGGCGTCATCACCATGAGCTGA
- a CDS encoding alpha/beta hydrolase, with translation MLTSTARRRSLAKVLVAALALALIATSCDLAYPPGEGNLRYRDPVVADVTKTADITYGQAVDQQGATKVLKLDLYEPAGDTVTARPLIIWVHGGGFSSGSKTSGEIVEQATSFARRGYVTASISYRLSPQGCREPNATCIESIYDAIEDAQAAVRFFRRYASRYRIDPNRIAMAGTSAGAITALNVGYATPVPGNSGNPGYSSAIRAAASLSGAVIFTGSVGPGDAPALLFHGTNDGLVPYSWATATRDTAEDAGLRAALVTWEGEGHVPYYEHSDQISDLTRNFFYAHLDAARAAR, from the coding sequence ATGCTCACCTCGACCGCGCGCCGCCGGAGCCTCGCCAAGGTGTTGGTCGCGGCCCTCGCCCTCGCCCTCATCGCCACGTCCTGCGATCTCGCCTACCCCCCGGGAGAAGGGAACCTCCGGTACCGCGACCCCGTGGTCGCCGACGTCACCAAGACCGCCGACATCACCTACGGCCAGGCTGTCGACCAGCAGGGCGCGACCAAGGTCTTGAAGCTCGACCTCTACGAGCCCGCGGGCGACACGGTGACGGCCCGGCCCCTGATCATCTGGGTGCACGGCGGAGGCTTCTCCTCCGGGTCCAAGACGTCCGGGGAGATCGTCGAGCAGGCCACCAGCTTCGCCCGCAGGGGGTACGTGACCGCATCGATCTCCTACCGCCTCTCGCCGCAGGGGTGCAGGGAACCCAACGCGACCTGCATCGAGTCGATCTACGACGCCATCGAGGACGCCCAGGCCGCGGTCCGGTTCTTCCGTCGCTACGCCTCCCGCTACCGCATCGACCCGAACCGCATCGCCATGGCGGGCACGTCGGCGGGAGCGATCACCGCCCTCAACGTCGGCTACGCGACGCCCGTCCCGGGCAACAGCGGGAACCCGGGGTACTCCTCGGCCATCAGGGCTGCGGCGTCGCTCTCGGGTGCGGTCATCTTCACTGGCTCGGTCGGTCCCGGCGACGCCCCCGCCCTCCTCTTCCACGGCACGAACGACGGACTGGTCCCGTACTCTTGGGCGACGGCGACGCGCGACACGGCCGAGGACGCCGGGCTCCGCGCCGCCCTCGTCACGTGGGAGGGAGAGGGCCACGTGCCCTACTACGAGCACTCCGACCAGATCAGCGATCTCACGCGCAACTTCTTCTACGCCCACCTCGACGCTGCCCGGGCGGCCCGCTGA
- a CDS encoding nuclear transport factor 2 family protein, with translation MEHTEAWNSHDLDRLMSLFADDCAFDASAGPEHCGARYAGRAEVRAAFAEVLRSMPDAHWGGGRHFVLADDYGVSEWRLTATLLDGARIDVLGCDFLTVRDGLIVRKSSFRKQRPPVAG, from the coding sequence GTGGAGCACACCGAGGCGTGGAACAGCCACGACCTCGATCGGCTGATGAGCCTGTTCGCCGACGACTGCGCCTTCGACGCCTCCGCCGGTCCGGAGCACTGCGGCGCCCGGTACGCCGGTCGGGCCGAGGTGCGGGCTGCGTTCGCCGAGGTGCTCCGCTCGATGCCGGACGCGCACTGGGGCGGTGGCCGCCACTTCGTCCTCGCCGACGACTACGGCGTGTCGGAGTGGCGACTGACCGCCACCCTGCTCGACGGCGCCCGCATCGACGTCCTCGGGTGCGACTTCCTCACGGTGCGGGACGGCCTGATCGTGCGGAAGAGCTCCTTCCGCAAGCAACGTCCTCCGGTGGCAGGCTGA
- a CDS encoding RNA polymerase sigma factor, which translates to MGDGSGLVERLRGGDEDALVEVMDRYQPALLRAAEATVGSRAVAEEVCQETWLAVVQGIGEFQGRSSFRTWLFHIMRNRARTCVGRERRAGRPDSDLVERAGACAAWALPSVPSSEGVDDRLDAAGLARRVVALLPELPDQQRRVVVLHDVEGLGNHDVAARLGLSDGHERVLLHRGRARLRALLDGSGPTCSAAPSARRRSRRPRPSRGCDGPRVVGWSGER; encoded by the coding sequence GTGGGCGATGGATCCGGGCTGGTCGAGCGGCTGCGCGGCGGGGACGAGGACGCGCTCGTGGAGGTGATGGACCGCTACCAGCCGGCACTCCTGCGGGCCGCCGAGGCCACCGTCGGCAGCCGCGCCGTCGCCGAGGAGGTGTGCCAGGAGACGTGGCTCGCCGTGGTGCAGGGCATCGGCGAGTTCCAGGGCCGCTCCTCGTTCCGCACCTGGTTGTTCCACATCATGCGCAACCGGGCCCGGACGTGCGTCGGCCGCGAGCGGCGGGCGGGCCGGCCCGACTCGGACCTGGTGGAGCGGGCCGGCGCCTGCGCGGCCTGGGCGCTGCCGTCGGTGCCGTCGTCGGAGGGCGTCGACGACCGCCTCGACGCGGCCGGCCTCGCCCGTCGAGTCGTCGCCCTCCTGCCCGAGCTGCCCGACCAGCAGCGTCGGGTCGTGGTCCTCCACGACGTCGAGGGTCTGGGCAACCACGACGTCGCGGCGCGGCTCGGTCTGTCCGACGGCCACGAGCGGGTCCTGCTGCACCGAGGCCGGGCCCGCCTGCGCGCCCTCCTCGACGGGTCGGGGCCGACGTGCTCGGCGGCGCCGTCCGCGCGCCGGAGGTCCCGTCGCCCCCGCCCGTCCCGAGGCTGTGATGGACCTCGCGTCGTTGGCTGGAGTGGCGAGCGGTGA
- a CDS encoding NosD domain-containing protein, whose translation MRRSVLAAVVTILTAAAGLTACEPAPTCGAVITADTTLAADIRECAGDGLVIGADGVTLDLGGHTIASGTDDTGGRGTVGIRIEGHDDVTILGGTVTGFATGVGATDAARLALDRLTVSAGVTGVRFDRVRDGHLGRSSVAGAFDSILLLRSARNSVHDTVGVGDADTRSAIRLERSNGNIVTDGTFRGSNGPNIQLVGSHRNRVEGNDAGGSNTAGIELVGSHRNRVLRNLTASESESVTLVDSDDTLVDGNDGGRSTIVVSGSDRTRVTRNLAGAIRIASSTGTIVTYNTVTHAWADVITVDAASADTRLVGNVVTVSGQDGIDVEHVGTYVADNVSDRNGERGIEAVAGVTDGGGNRARDNGETPECLNVVCT comes from the coding sequence ATGCGGCGAAGCGTGCTCGCCGCCGTGGTGACGATCCTGACGGCGGCTGCAGGTCTCACCGCCTGTGAGCCGGCTCCGACGTGCGGCGCCGTCATCACCGCCGACACGACGCTCGCCGCTGACATCCGCGAGTGTGCGGGGGACGGGCTCGTCATCGGCGCCGACGGCGTGACCCTCGACCTGGGCGGGCACACCATCGCGAGCGGCACCGACGACACCGGCGGCCGCGGGACCGTCGGCATCCGCATCGAGGGCCACGACGACGTCACCATCCTCGGCGGCACCGTCACCGGCTTCGCGACCGGCGTCGGAGCGACCGACGCCGCCCGGCTCGCCCTCGACCGCCTGACGGTCAGCGCCGGGGTCACCGGCGTCCGGTTCGACCGGGTGCGCGACGGTCACCTGGGCCGGAGCTCGGTGGCCGGAGCGTTCGACTCGATCCTGCTCCTCCGCTCCGCCCGCAACAGCGTCCACGACACGGTCGGTGTCGGCGACGCCGACACCCGCTCGGCCATCCGCCTCGAACGCAGCAACGGCAACATCGTCACCGACGGGACCTTCCGCGGGAGCAACGGCCCGAACATCCAGCTCGTCGGCTCCCACCGCAACCGCGTCGAGGGCAACGACGCCGGAGGCAGCAACACCGCCGGGATCGAGCTCGTCGGCTCCCACCGCAACCGGGTGCTGCGGAACCTCACGGCGTCCGAGTCCGAGTCCGTGACCCTCGTCGACAGCGACGACACGCTCGTCGACGGGAACGACGGCGGACGCTCGACCATCGTCGTCTCGGGATCCGACCGCACCCGGGTGACGCGGAACCTGGCCGGTGCGATCCGCATCGCCTCGTCGACGGGGACGATCGTGACCTACAACACCGTGACCCACGCGTGGGCTGACGTCATCACCGTCGACGCGGCGTCGGCCGACACGAGGCTCGTCGGCAACGTGGTCACGGTCTCGGGCCAGGACGGGATCGACGTCGAGCACGTCGGGACCTACGTGGCCGACAACGTCTCCGATCGCAACGGTGAGCGCGGCATCGAGGCCGTGGCCGGGGTGACCGACGGCGGCGGCAACCGGGCTCGCGACAACGGTGAGACCCCCGAGTGCCTCAACGTGGTCTGCACGTGA
- a CDS encoding ANTAR domain-containing protein, with product MSPPSRSSDEPRSAFGGSDEAHNFRLHDLVASRTLIDSSWYLIGRAEGILMERHQLTDDQAYAWLVRAAQELDKRLVEVAAHVARTSPPDEVVVDLRD from the coding sequence GTGTCGCCCCCGTCTCGCTCCTCAGATGAGCCGCGCTCCGCGTTCGGGGGGTCTGACGAGGCGCACAACTTCCGTCTGCATGACCTCGTCGCGAGCCGAACCCTCATCGACTCCAGCTGGTACCTGATCGGGCGGGCCGAGGGCATCCTGATGGAACGCCATCAGCTCACCGACGATCAGGCGTACGCGTGGCTCGTGCGCGCCGCTCAGGAGCTGGACAAGAGGCTTGTCGAGGTCGCAGCGCATGTCGCGCGAACTAGCCCTCCCGATGAGGTCGTGGTCGACCTGCGCGACTGA
- a CDS encoding class I SAM-dependent methyltransferase — MEAAVVDETRLEELMGQVVGYMTGGAMCFGMWLGDELGLYGVLTDIGPTTADELAAKAGCHPRLVREWLDGQVAGGLVAWDADHDTYALTPEATMALADEGSPAFVARAMNALGSLFIDLPKVTEAFRSDGALSWGDHHPCLFSGTEWLFRAGYRAELPGWISALDGVEETLTGGGTVADVGCGHGASAIVVAQSFPHARVTGFDFHGPSVETARTRALEAGVADRTRFEVADAKGYDGTFDLICFFDCLHDMGDPVGIARHAREHLADGGTVLLVEPFAIDGRAANIAENPMAALLYTASSSICTPNSLSQEVGLGLGAQAGEARLAEVFEEAGFSSFRRAAETPLNLVLEAKV, encoded by the coding sequence ATGGAAGCAGCAGTCGTCGACGAGACCCGGCTCGAGGAGCTGATGGGGCAGGTGGTGGGCTACATGACGGGAGGTGCGATGTGCTTCGGCATGTGGCTGGGCGACGAGCTCGGCCTGTACGGCGTGCTCACCGACATCGGACCGACCACGGCCGACGAGCTGGCCGCCAAGGCCGGGTGCCACCCGCGGCTGGTCCGGGAGTGGCTCGACGGCCAGGTCGCCGGCGGCCTCGTCGCCTGGGACGCCGACCACGACACCTACGCGCTCACCCCCGAGGCCACCATGGCCCTCGCCGACGAGGGTTCGCCGGCCTTCGTGGCCCGAGCGATGAACGCCCTGGGGTCCCTGTTCATCGACCTGCCCAAGGTCACCGAGGCGTTCCGCTCCGACGGTGCCCTGTCCTGGGGCGATCACCACCCGTGCCTCTTCTCGGGCACCGAGTGGCTCTTCCGGGCCGGGTACCGGGCGGAGCTGCCGGGGTGGATCTCGGCCCTGGACGGCGTCGAGGAGACGCTCACCGGGGGCGGCACCGTCGCCGACGTCGGATGCGGGCACGGGGCGTCGGCGATCGTGGTCGCCCAGTCCTTCCCGCACGCCCGCGTCACCGGGTTCGACTTCCACGGTCCGTCGGTCGAGACAGCCCGGACGCGGGCCCTGGAGGCCGGCGTCGCGGACCGCACCCGGTTCGAGGTGGCCGACGCCAAGGGCTACGACGGCACGTTCGACCTGATCTGCTTCTTCGACTGCCTCCACGACATGGGGGACCCCGTCGGCATCGCCCGCCACGCCCGGGAGCACCTGGCCGATGGCGGCACGGTCCTGCTCGTCGAGCCGTTCGCCATCGACGGTCGGGCGGCCAACATCGCCGAGAACCCGATGGCTGCCCTGCTCTACACGGCGTCGTCGTCGATCTGCACCCCCAACTCCCTGTCGCAGGAGGTGGGCCTGGGCCTCGGCGCCCAGGCCGGCGAGGCCCGCCTGGCCGAGGTCTTCGAGGAGGCGGGGTTCTCGTCGTTCCGGCGAGCCGCCGAGACACCCCTCAACCTGGTCCTGGAGGCCAAGGTCTGA